One Loxodonta africana isolate mLoxAfr1 chromosome 4, mLoxAfr1.hap2, whole genome shotgun sequence genomic region harbors:
- the ZNF384 gene encoding zinc finger protein 384 isoform X4, whose protein sequence is MEESHFNSNPYFWPSIPTVSGQIENTMFINKMKDQLLPEKGCGLAPPHYPTLLTVPASVSLPSGISMDTESKSDQLTPHSQASVTQNITVVPVPSTGLMTAGPGLVITSPSGSLVTTASSAQTFPISAPMIVSALPPGSQALQVVPDLSKKVASTLTEEGGGGGGGGGSVAPKAPRGRKKKRMLESGLPEMNDPYVLSPEDDDDHQKDGKTYRCRMCSLTFYSKSEMQIHSKSHTETKPHKCPHCSKTFANSSYLAQHIRIHSGAKPYSCNFCEKSFRQLSHLQQHTRIHSKMHTETIKPHKCPHCSKTFANTSYLAQHLRIHSGAKPYNCSYCQKAFRQLSHLQQHTRIHTGDRPYKCAHPGCEKAFTQLSNLQSHRRQHNKDKPYKCHNCHRAYTDAASLEVHLSTHTVKHAKVYTCTICSRAYTSETYLMKHMRKHNPPDLQQQVQAAAAAAAVAQAQAQAQAQAQAQAQAQAQAQAQAQASQASQQQQQQPQPPHFQSPGAAPQGGGGGDSNPNPPPQCSFDLTPYKTAEHHKDICLTVTTSTIQVEHLASS, encoded by the exons ATGGAAGAATCTCACTTCAATTCTAACCCATACTTCTGGCCTTCTATCCCCACAGTCTCGGGACAG ATTGAAAACACGATGTTCATCAATAAGATGAAAGATCAGCTGTTGCCAGAGAAGGGCTGTGGGCTGGCTCCACCTCACTACCCCACCTTGCTGACAGTGCCTGCCTCAGTGTCCCTGCCCTCAGGCATCAGTATGGACACAGAATCCAAGTCAGACCAGCTGACCCCACACAGCCAGGCATCCGTTACCCAGAATATCACGGTGGTCCCTGTGCCGTCTACAGGACTGATGACTGCTG GTCCAGGTTTGGTAATCACGTCCCCCTCAGGCTCTCTTGTGACCACAGCCTCATCAGCTCAGACCTTCCCCATTTCGGCTCCCATGATTGTCTCAGCTCTTCCCCCTGGCTCACAAGCCCTGCAGGTGGTCCCTGACCTCTCCAAGAAGGTAGCATCAACCCTAACTGAGGAAGGAggcggaggtggtggtggaggtggcagTGTCGCTCCTAAGGCCCCCCGGGGCCGAAAGAAGAAGCGGATGCTGGAATCAGGACTTCCTGAGATGAATGACCCTTATGTCCTCTCCCCTGAGGATGATGATGACCATCAGAAAGACGGCAAGACCTACAG GTGCCGGATGTGCTCCCTGACATTCTACTCAAAGTCGGAGATGCAGATCCACTCCAAGTCACACACGGAGACCAAGCCCCACAAGTGCCCACATTGTTCCAAGACCTTCGCCAACAGCTCCTACCTGGCCCAGCACATCCGAATACACTCAGGGGCTAAGCCCTACAGTTGTAACTTCTGTGAGAAATCTTTCCGCCAGCTCTCCCACCTTCAGCAGCACACCCG GATCCACTCCAAGATGCACACGGAGACCATCAAGCCCCACAAGTGCCCGCACTGCTCCAAGACCTTCGCCAACACCTCCTACCTGGCCCAGCACCTCCGTATCCACTCGGGGGCCAAGCCCTACAACTGTTCCTACTGCCAGAAGGCCTTCCGCCAGCTCTCCCACCTCCAGCAGCACACACG AATCCACACCGGTGATAGACCATACAAATGTGCACACCCAGGCTGTGAAAAAGCCTTCACACAGCTCTCCAATTTGCAG TCCCACAGGCGGCAGCACAACAAAGATAAACCCTACAAGTGCCACAACTGTCATCGGGCGTACACAGACGCAGCCTCGCTAGAGGTGCACCTGTCTACACATACGGTGAAGCATGCCAAGGTGTACACCTGCACTATCTGTAGTCGGGCGTATACATCA GAAACGTACCTTATGAAACATATGCGCAAACACAACCCGCCTGATCTCCAGCAACAAGTGCaggcagcagcggcagcagcggcagtggcccaggcccaggcccaggcccaggcccaggcccaggcccaggctcAAGCTCaagcccaggcccaggcccaggcccaggcctcCCAGGCAtcacagcagcaacagcagcagccacAGCCACCACACTTCCAGTCCCCTGGAGCAGCCCCCCAAGGAGGGGGTGGTGGGGACAGTAATCCCAACCCTCCACCCCAGTGTTCCTTTGACCTGACCCCTTATAAGACGGCGGAGCATCATAAGGACATCTGCCTCACTGTTACCACCAGCACCATCCAGGTGGAGCACCTGGCCAGCTCTTAG
- the ZNF384 gene encoding zinc finger protein 384 isoform X8 produces the protein MEESHFNSNPYFWPSIPTVSGQIENTMFINKMKDQLLPEKGCGLAPPHYPTLLTVPASVSLPSGISMDTESKSDQLTPHSQASVTQNITVVPVPSTGLMTAGPGLVITSPSGSLVTTASSAQTFPISAPMIVSALPPGSQALQVVPDLSKKVASTLTEEGGGGGGGGGSVAPKAPRGRKKKRMLESGLPEMNDPYVLSPEDDDDHQKDGKTYRCRMCSLTFYSKSEMQIHSKSHTETKPHKCPHCSKTFANSSYLAQHIRIHSGAKPYSCNFCEKSFRQLSHLQQHTRIHTGDRPYKCAHPGCEKAFTQLSNLQSHRRQHNKDKPYKCHNCHRAYTDAASLEVHLSTHTVKHAKVYTCTICSRAYTSETYLMKHMRKHNPPDLQQQVQAAAAAAAVAQAQAQAQAQAQAQAQAQAQAQAQAQASQASQQQQQQPQPPHFQSPGAAPQGGGGGDSNPNPPPQCSFDLTPYKTAEHHKDICLTVTTSTIQVEHLASS, from the exons ATGGAAGAATCTCACTTCAATTCTAACCCATACTTCTGGCCTTCTATCCCCACAGTCTCGGGACAG ATTGAAAACACGATGTTCATCAATAAGATGAAAGATCAGCTGTTGCCAGAGAAGGGCTGTGGGCTGGCTCCACCTCACTACCCCACCTTGCTGACAGTGCCTGCCTCAGTGTCCCTGCCCTCAGGCATCAGTATGGACACAGAATCCAAGTCAGACCAGCTGACCCCACACAGCCAGGCATCCGTTACCCAGAATATCACGGTGGTCCCTGTGCCGTCTACAGGACTGATGACTGCTG GTCCAGGTTTGGTAATCACGTCCCCCTCAGGCTCTCTTGTGACCACAGCCTCATCAGCTCAGACCTTCCCCATTTCGGCTCCCATGATTGTCTCAGCTCTTCCCCCTGGCTCACAAGCCCTGCAGGTGGTCCCTGACCTCTCCAAGAAGGTAGCATCAACCCTAACTGAGGAAGGAggcggaggtggtggtggaggtggcagTGTCGCTCCTAAGGCCCCCCGGGGCCGAAAGAAGAAGCGGATGCTGGAATCAGGACTTCCTGAGATGAATGACCCTTATGTCCTCTCCCCTGAGGATGATGATGACCATCAGAAAGACGGCAAGACCTACAG GTGCCGGATGTGCTCCCTGACATTCTACTCAAAGTCGGAGATGCAGATCCACTCCAAGTCACACACGGAGACCAAGCCCCACAAGTGCCCACATTGTTCCAAGACCTTCGCCAACAGCTCCTACCTGGCCCAGCACATCCGAATACACTCAGGGGCTAAGCCCTACAGTTGTAACTTCTGTGAGAAATCTTTCCGCCAGCTCTCCCACCTTCAGCAGCACACCCG AATCCACACCGGTGATAGACCATACAAATGTGCACACCCAGGCTGTGAAAAAGCCTTCACACAGCTCTCCAATTTGCAG TCCCACAGGCGGCAGCACAACAAAGATAAACCCTACAAGTGCCACAACTGTCATCGGGCGTACACAGACGCAGCCTCGCTAGAGGTGCACCTGTCTACACATACGGTGAAGCATGCCAAGGTGTACACCTGCACTATCTGTAGTCGGGCGTATACATCA GAAACGTACCTTATGAAACATATGCGCAAACACAACCCGCCTGATCTCCAGCAACAAGTGCaggcagcagcggcagcagcggcagtggcccaggcccaggcccaggcccaggcccaggcccaggcccaggctcAAGCTCaagcccaggcccaggcccaggcccaggcctcCCAGGCAtcacagcagcaacagcagcagccacAGCCACCACACTTCCAGTCCCCTGGAGCAGCCCCCCAAGGAGGGGGTGGTGGGGACAGTAATCCCAACCCTCCACCCCAGTGTTCCTTTGACCTGACCCCTTATAAGACGGCGGAGCATCATAAGGACATCTGCCTCACTGTTACCACCAGCACCATCCAGGTGGAGCACCTGGCCAGCTCTTAG